The proteins below come from a single Nocardiopsis gilva YIM 90087 genomic window:
- a CDS encoding fumarylacetoacetate hydrolase family protein gives MRIARYSVEDEVGFGLIDTDQDTGEQFISRLKGHPLLGNVQMTGERAKLEDVRLLSPVLPSKVVCIGKNYADHIAEMQDVTGEATEEPAVFLKPSTAVTGPSEPIFYPAMSKRVDYEGELAIVISRVCREVPRERAKDVIFGFTCANDVTARDLQKTDKQWTRAKGFDSFCPIGPWIETGLSLEEAADLRLTTTVDGETKQDGRTSQLLHDIPALIAYVTSFMTLLPGDVLLTGTPAGVGPVEVGSQVTVSIDKIGDLTNRVTTRD, from the coding sequence GTGCGCATCGCGAGGTACTCGGTCGAGGACGAGGTCGGGTTCGGCCTGATCGACACGGATCAGGACACCGGAGAGCAGTTCATCTCCCGACTCAAGGGCCACCCACTGCTGGGGAACGTCCAGATGACCGGCGAGCGCGCCAAACTGGAGGACGTGCGCCTGCTGTCCCCGGTCCTGCCCAGCAAGGTCGTCTGCATCGGCAAGAACTACGCGGACCACATCGCCGAGATGCAGGACGTCACGGGTGAAGCCACCGAGGAACCGGCCGTCTTCCTCAAGCCCTCCACCGCGGTGACCGGCCCCAGCGAGCCGATCTTCTACCCCGCGATGTCGAAGCGCGTCGACTACGAGGGCGAACTGGCCATCGTCATCTCCCGCGTCTGCCGCGAGGTCCCCCGCGAGCGCGCCAAGGACGTCATCTTCGGCTTCACCTGCGCCAACGACGTCACCGCTCGCGACCTGCAGAAGACCGACAAGCAGTGGACCCGCGCCAAGGGCTTCGACTCCTTCTGCCCCATCGGCCCCTGGATCGAGACCGGCCTCTCCCTGGAAGAAGCCGCCGACCTTCGCCTGACCACCACCGTCGACGGCGAGACCAAGCAGGACGGCCGCACCTCCCAGCTCCTCCACGACATCCCCGCCCTGATCGCCTACGTCACCTCGTTCATGACCCTCCTCCCGGGCGACGTCCTGCTGACCGGCACCCCGGCCGGAGTCGGCCCTGTCGAGGTCGGCTCCCAGGTCACCGTCTCCATCGACAAGATCGGCGACCTCACCAACCGCGTCACGACCCGCGACTGA
- a CDS encoding NlpC/P60 family protein — MRALLVGAVTCASLTTGLALTEGTAAAATKTFPVKTALDGRTVKDPKVAVGEHRISDMYPTGSMVSIVCQEEGPSYGGSTVWDLTTDGYWVPDAYVKTGSDGYVMGKCSIPKSYKAKVDLNGRQKKGQDNNAPGAVVDKYKAGQSVKVKCQATAKGAIWDKTTDNLWVPDKYIKTGTDGFVQGLPRCDTGSGDTGGGSRVHGRNNGPAGSTAGTRQQKIERVINAAVSQTGKGYDYSWGAGGKGGPSYGIHHFPDGNPANGDDYNRYGYDCSGLTLYAFWKGAGVDIGSWTGAQYRSGTKIPVSQMRRGDMIFWGKGDDAGTTTHVAIYLGNNKLIEAAPPRDGKSVHVRSLYERSAWTKHVIRVI; from the coding sequence ATGAGGGCGCTGCTCGTCGGCGCCGTCACCTGCGCCAGCCTCACCACGGGGCTCGCGCTCACGGAGGGAACGGCCGCCGCGGCCACCAAGACCTTCCCCGTCAAGACGGCGCTGGACGGCCGGACCGTCAAGGATCCGAAGGTCGCCGTCGGCGAGCACCGCATCTCGGACATGTACCCCACCGGCTCGATGGTCTCCATCGTGTGCCAGGAGGAGGGCCCGAGCTACGGCGGCAGCACCGTCTGGGACCTCACGACCGACGGCTACTGGGTGCCGGACGCCTACGTCAAGACCGGCTCTGACGGCTATGTCATGGGCAAGTGCAGCATCCCGAAGTCCTACAAGGCCAAGGTCGACCTCAACGGCCGACAGAAGAAGGGGCAGGACAACAACGCCCCCGGCGCTGTCGTCGACAAGTACAAGGCCGGACAGAGCGTCAAGGTCAAGTGCCAGGCCACCGCCAAGGGCGCCATCTGGGACAAGACCACCGACAACCTCTGGGTGCCCGACAAGTACATCAAGACCGGCACCGACGGCTTCGTCCAGGGCCTGCCGCGCTGCGACACCGGCTCGGGCGACACCGGCGGCGGTTCGCGGGTCCACGGCCGCAACAACGGCCCGGCCGGCTCCACGGCCGGCACTCGGCAGCAGAAGATCGAGCGGGTGATCAACGCCGCTGTGTCGCAGACCGGCAAGGGCTACGACTACTCCTGGGGAGCGGGTGGCAAGGGCGGCCCGTCCTACGGCATCCACCACTTCCCCGACGGCAACCCGGCCAACGGGGACGATTACAACCGCTACGGCTACGACTGCTCCGGCCTCACCCTGTACGCGTTCTGGAAGGGTGCGGGCGTCGACATCGGAAGCTGGACCGGCGCGCAGTACCGCTCCGGCACGAAGATCCCGGTCAGCCAGATGCGCCGTGGCGACATGATCTTCTGGGGCAAGGGCGACGACGCGGGCACGACGACCCACGTCGCGATCTACCTGGGCAACAACAAGCTCATCGAGGCCGCCCCGCCGCGGGACGGCAAAAGCGTGCACGTGCGGTCGCTCTACGAGCGCTCCGCGTGGACCAAGCACGTCATCCGGGTGATCTGA
- a CDS encoding nitroreductase family protein: protein MTREHSYPFIPYRPERYPEDEMLRRGRGFYELMDQRRSVRFFSDDPVPRECVELAVRAANTAPSGAHQQPWKFVLIGDAETKKRVREAAEAEERRNYEGGRLPPDWREALAPLETTSDKAYLETVPWLVVCFAEKYEPRLDGTKRKHYYVNESVGIACGMFIAALHTMGLSTLTHTPNPMAFLTEICERPSNERPYILFPVGYAADDAEVPDLTRKPLSEVLIEMP from the coding sequence GTGACGCGAGAGCATTCCTACCCCTTCATTCCGTACCGGCCGGAGCGGTATCCGGAGGACGAGATGCTGCGGCGGGGGCGGGGGTTCTACGAGCTCATGGATCAGCGTCGGAGTGTGCGGTTCTTCAGTGACGACCCGGTGCCGCGGGAATGCGTGGAGCTGGCGGTGCGGGCGGCGAACACGGCTCCGTCCGGGGCGCACCAGCAGCCGTGGAAGTTCGTGCTGATCGGTGATGCCGAGACCAAGAAGCGGGTGCGCGAGGCCGCTGAGGCGGAGGAGCGGCGGAACTACGAGGGTGGGCGGCTGCCGCCCGACTGGCGGGAGGCTCTCGCTCCGCTGGAGACGACGTCCGACAAGGCGTACCTCGAGACCGTGCCGTGGCTGGTCGTCTGTTTCGCGGAGAAGTACGAGCCGCGCCTCGATGGCACCAAGCGCAAGCACTACTACGTCAACGAGAGCGTGGGCATCGCCTGCGGGATGTTCATCGCCGCCCTGCACACCATGGGGCTGTCGACGCTCACCCACACGCCCAATCCCATGGCCTTCCTCACCGAGATCTGTGAGCGTCCGTCCAACGAGCGGCCCTACATCCTTTTCCCGGTCGGGTATGCGGCCGACGACGCCGAGGTGCCCGATCTGACCCGTAAGCCGCTCTCGGAGGTGCTGATCGAGATGCCCTGA
- the gltX gene encoding glutamate--tRNA ligase: protein MTETSIRVRFAPSPTGMFHVGGARSALFNWALARQQSDGKFVLRIEDTDAARNKPEWTEGIIRALEWLGIAESDPHFEGPYFQSAYADKHRETAETLFKEGRAYYCDCTRDQVVERRDNPHLGYDGFCRDRGLEPGPGRALRFRVPDGGPTVVDDQIRGRVEFEHASIEDFVIARADGSPLFVLANVVDDVEMGINEVIRGEEHLSNTPKQQLLWEALGQTPPVWAHLPVIVNEKRQKLSKRRDKVALESYQEEGYLPEAMINYLMLLGWAPGDDREIMPWAEMEPLFRISDVNSSSAFFDEKKLRAFNGEYIRALSVDDFVERCRPYLAPDQAPWPAENYDDAAFRAIAPLAQSRVAVLSEIVPNVDFLFLDEPVEDEKSWNKAMKPGVGKEMLTAALERFADPNLAWEPEALKTALEETGAGLGLKLGKAQAPVRVAVTGRTVGLPLFESLELLGRERVQERLRAALAKLEAAEQAAVDGAEA from the coding sequence GTGACTGAGACTTCGATTCGTGTGCGCTTCGCGCCGTCCCCCACCGGTATGTTCCACGTTGGCGGCGCGCGATCCGCGCTCTTTAACTGGGCACTGGCCCGCCAGCAATCCGACGGCAAGTTCGTGCTGCGCATCGAGGACACCGACGCCGCGCGCAACAAGCCCGAGTGGACCGAGGGCATCATCCGGGCACTGGAGTGGCTGGGTATCGCCGAGTCCGACCCGCACTTCGAGGGGCCCTACTTCCAGTCGGCCTACGCCGACAAGCACCGCGAGACCGCGGAGACCCTCTTCAAGGAGGGGCGGGCCTACTACTGCGACTGCACCCGCGATCAGGTGGTCGAGCGCCGCGACAACCCGCACCTGGGCTACGACGGCTTCTGCCGCGACCGCGGCCTGGAGCCCGGCCCCGGCCGGGCGCTGCGGTTCCGCGTGCCCGACGGCGGCCCCACGGTCGTCGATGACCAGATCCGCGGCCGGGTGGAGTTCGAGCACGCCTCGATCGAGGACTTCGTGATCGCCCGCGCCGACGGCTCTCCCCTCTTTGTCCTGGCCAACGTCGTCGACGACGTCGAGATGGGGATCAACGAGGTCATCCGCGGTGAGGAGCATCTGTCCAACACCCCCAAGCAGCAGCTGCTGTGGGAGGCGCTGGGCCAGACCCCGCCGGTGTGGGCGCACCTGCCCGTCATCGTCAACGAGAAGCGGCAGAAGCTGTCCAAGCGCCGCGACAAGGTCGCCCTGGAGTCCTACCAGGAGGAGGGCTACCTGCCCGAGGCGATGATCAACTACCTGATGCTGCTGGGCTGGGCGCCGGGCGACGACCGGGAGATCATGCCGTGGGCCGAGATGGAGCCGCTGTTCCGGATCTCCGACGTGAACAGCTCCAGCGCGTTCTTCGACGAGAAGAAGCTGCGGGCGTTCAACGGCGAGTACATCCGCGCCCTGAGTGTCGACGACTTCGTCGAGCGCTGCCGCCCCTACCTGGCGCCGGATCAGGCGCCCTGGCCGGCGGAGAACTACGACGACGCCGCCTTCCGCGCGATCGCCCCGCTGGCCCAGAGCCGGGTGGCGGTGCTCAGCGAGATCGTCCCGAACGTGGACTTCCTGTTCCTGGACGAGCCGGTGGAGGACGAGAAGAGCTGGAACAAGGCGATGAAGCCGGGCGTGGGCAAGGAGATGCTCACCGCCGCGCTGGAGCGCTTCGCCGACCCGAACCTGGCCTGGGAGCCCGAGGCGCTGAAGACCGCGCTGGAGGAGACCGGTGCAGGGCTCGGGCTCAAGCTCGGCAAGGCGCAGGCGCCGGTGCGCGTCGCGGTCACCGGGCGCACCGTCGGCCTGCCGCTGTTCGAGTCGCTGGAGCTGCTCGGCCGTGAGCGCGTCCAGGAGCGGCTGCGGGCCGCCCTGGCGAAGCTGGAGGCCGCCGAGCAGGCTGCGGTCGACGGCGCGGAAGCGTAG